GCAGCGCGGCTTCATCGTTCGTTGACAGCGCTTGGGCGAGCGCTTCGCCGTCGTAGAAGTGCCGCGCCTCGACCTCCGACACCGCCCGACGGACCAGACGCACCTCGTCGAGTTCCCCGCCCGCCAACCCACGGTCGCGGAAGCGCTGGCCCAGGACCAGGTCGTGCCCGCCCGGGCCGTAGGGGTTGCCGCCGCCGACCGTCTTGACCATCGGCCCATCGCGCACGATGTCGCGATGGGCCAGCTCGCCATCGATGAAGAGCGACATCCCCGCCGCCCGGCTCGACCCGTCGTAACGCCAGACCACATGCACCCACTGGCCCGGCTGCACCGCGCCCACCGCGCGCACGGCGATCGCGTTACCCGGCCAGTGGCGGTACGCGCGGGCGACGATGGCGTCGCCTTCGAGCATCAGGTCGAAGCCGTAGGGCCCGACATCGGTGCCGGAGGTGCGTTTCATGATCACGCGCGCCTGCCCATCGTCGACGGCATCGACCCTGAGCCAACACGCGATCGTAAACGGTGTCCAGCGGTCGATGTCGCTCATGCCCGGCAGGAAGGCGACGTTGTCGCCGTCGAACCGAAGCGCCTGGCCGACCACCCCCGGGACAAGCGTCGGGTCGCTTGGCGATTCGTTCGGGGAAATCTGTCCGCGTGCGCCGCCTTCGATACGGTTGACGAGCACCTTGCCCCGGACCGATTCGAGCGGGTAATCGCCGATCCACTGCGGGATCGCCGGCTCGTGCCCGCCCAGCGCGAGCCAGGTCTGGAACGCCGGCTCGCGCGTTTCGATCAACGCGTCAATCGCGCCTTCCTGGTCGGCGATGTCCTGCCGCAGCTGCGCGAGCGTCGCCTGCTGGCTCTCGTTGGGCAGCAGCATCGACGGCGGTGGGATGATGTCGGGGCGTTGGAACTCGGTCGTGCCCGACTCGTCGATGCTGTTGAAAAACGCGAACAGCGCGTAGTACTCGTCCTGGGCGATGGGATCGTAGCGGTGGTCGTGGCAGCGCGCACACTCGAGGGTGAGCCCGAGGTAGGCGGTGCCGAAGGTGTGCAGCCGGTCGGCGACGTATTCGTTCCGCCACTCCTCGGGGATCGATCCGCCCTCGGCGTTCATACGGTGCAGGCGGTTGAACGCGGTGGCGAGTTGCTGGTCGCGCGTCGCGTCGGGCAGCAGGTCGCCGGCGAGTTGCCAGGTGAGGAAGTCGTCGTAGGGCAGGTTGTCGTTGAACGCCTGGATGACCCAGTCGCGGTAGGGCCAGCTCAGCCGAAACCCGTCGACCGAGTAGCCGTAGGTATCGGCGTAGCGCGCGAGGTCGAGCCAGGGCACCGCCAGGCGCTCGCCGAAGCGCGGCGAGGCGAGCAGCCGATCGACCACAGCCGCGTAGGCGGTGTCGCTTTCGTCGGCCAGGAACGCGTCGATCTCATCGGGCGTCGGCGGGAGCCCGGTCAGGTCGAACGTCACGCGGCGCAGCCAACGCTCGCGCGACGCCTCGGGCGATGGCGACAGGCCTTCCGCTTCGAGACGGGCCAGCACGTAGCGGTCCAAGTCGTCCCGCGGCCACGATTCGTCTTCGACCGCCGGCAATGCGACACGGCCCGGCAGCCGCTCGAACGACCAGTGCCGTTCGTATGTTGCGCCCTCTTCGACCCATCGTGTGAGGACCGCTTTTTCGTCGGCCGTCAGCGTCAGCTTCGACTCGGGCGGCGGCATCACGAGTCGGCTGCGCGTCGAATGGACGCGCGACAGCAGTACACTGGCCGACGGGTCGTCCGGGTCGATCACACTCATCGCGCCGAAAAAGCCGTCGCCATCGTCGGGCATGTCGAGCCGGAGGTCCGCCTCGCGGGCCGCGCGGTCGGGGCCGTGGCAGGCGAAGCATTTGTCCGAGAGGATCGGCCGGACGTCGCGGTTGTAGCTGAGGGGTGCTGCCGCTTCGTCGCCGGCACTGACGGGCTGTAACGCAGTCGCGGGTGACGCCGACTCTCCCCGGCCCTGGCCGCAGCCCGGCATCACGATCACGGCCAGCGTCAAAGCCAACACGCAGGCGGCACGGGTTCTGGCACGATTCAACAACGCGTCGGCTCCGGTCTAAAGAAAACCCGGCCGGAAAACCAGCCGGGTCATCATTAGTCTATGTCACTTGAGCCGAAAAACACACCACACTGAAGACAACACGATGCCGATTCTGCTGCACGGGCGTATTTTCTCTAACGAAAGCTCGCCATCCGTGGTTGGATGTCACACCGCAGATTGCGCAGCGAGCTACACATTCTGCGGGGCTGCTTCCTGACTTGTGACAACGGGGTCAGCGCACGTCCCAAGCGCCCCAGGCGTTTGTGCCGTCGGTGGTGGTCCACTGCAAGGAGCCGAAGCCACCCGAGGGGGTTTCGATGCGCCACTCGTTGACGAGCGCGCCAAACCCGTCGGCGACGCCGTTGTAGGTGTGCATCGAGCCGTCGACGGCAAAGTAGTGGCTGGACTTGTTGCCGTGGATCGTCGAGATCCGGTCGCTGCCCGCGTGGCCGGGGTCCGTGCCCTGTGTGCCGCCGAAGGCCGCCGGGTCTTCTTCGAGCACGATTGGGACATAGGCATCGACGTACTGGCCGTTCTCGAGGACCTCGCACTCGATCGGGACGCGGTCGACGGTTGCGCCGGTAAACGCGTAGACGCCCATGTAGTCGAATCGGCCGTTCGATCCGGTCCCGTTGCCGATATCACCTGAGGTTTGGAGCTCCGGGCAGAGGTAGGCGGGCACGGTGCCGCGGTTGCCGATGGTTGCAACTGGCGCGCCCTGGGCCCCGAGGTAGTCGAGGATCGTGCCGTCGTGGTTGACGCCGCCGATACTGGTGGGCCAGGCCTCCTGCCCGATCCAGGAGCGGTCGTCGGGGCCGGGCCCGAGCATGTTGACAAAGCCGAAGTCCTTGCCGGTCGCGGGCAGGCGGTCTTTGTGGTCGGTGGAGAAGGCGACAAAGCACAGCCCGATGCCGCGCATGTTGCTCTGACACTGGATCCCGCGGGCGGCCTGTCGGGCCGAGCCCAGGGCCGGCAGAAGGATCGCAATCAGGAGAGCGATGATCGAGATCACGACCAAGAGTTCGATAAGGGTGAAAGCATTTCGGGTACGCACAGTGGGCTCCTAGAGGGGAGGTAAAGAAGACAGGGGAACTTAAGTATACGCAAGCGGGGTGAATCGGCCTAGCGAATTTTCGCCCCGCGGCACAAGCTTGCGGGGCCCTGAATCGACCGCCCGCTACGTTAGCGCGGACGATCGCTGGGTGGAAAACCCCCGGCCGACCTGAGCCGGGCCGAGGGCGAAGGAGGCACGGGTTTACGCGCGTCGGCGCCGGAGCAGCGCGAGGCCGCCGAGGCCGAGCAGCGCCAGCGAGCCGGGCTCGGGGACGCCGAGGGACACGGTCGGGTCGTTGAGCTGGCCGATGTAGATATCACCGGCGAAGCCGCTGGGATGGCCGCCGAAGCCGATCGGCCGGTTCAGCGAGTCGCCGAAGTCGGAGACGAAGACGCCGGTGGCCGTATCGACCGTGCCATCGACGTCGAGGGTGATGTCGCCGATCACGTTGGTCAGGTCCGCACCGTTGGTCACGGTGAAGGTGGCGACGACATGGTGCCACTGGCCGTCGTTGAGCGGTCCGGCCGAGCTGGTCAGCAGAGCACCGGCGCTGTCGCTGAGCTTGAAGTCGATGCCGAAGTTGGGGTTGAACTGGATACCTTCGGTGCCGGCGTAGTCGATCAGACTGGCGCTGCCGCCCAGCGTGGTGCTGGAGGTGTTGAACCAGACATCCATCGTGAACCCGCCGGCCGCAACGATCGAGGCGTTGTCGAGCAGGTCGATGTCGTTGGTGATGATCCGGTCGGTCGAACCGTCGAATTCGTAGGACATATCGCCGGCGTTGGGGCCACCCGCGACCACGGTCACACCTGCTCCGGCGGTGCCGTCGTTGCCCATGCCGCTGGAGTCCACGCCGATGCCGTCGGCGGCGTCGTAGACGACGATCGGCGTCAGCGCGGCTTCGGCGTTGAGCGCGAAGCCGGTGAGGGCGATTGCGGCCAAGGCCGCGATACTAGTGCGAATCTGCATGTCGATTCCTCCTGAATAGGGAGTAGAAATTGGTGGGCCATGCCTGACCCGGTTCCGCGGAGACGCGCCGCGGAGTCAACGCCACGGGCCCGCGGTGGCGGGGCCGTGACGAAAGAGTGCGAAACTTACGCGCGTCGGCGTCGCAGGAGCGCGAGCCCGCCGAGGCCCAGCAATGCGAGCGAGCCGGGCTCGGGGATGAACTCGTTGTAGTGGTTGCTGATCGCGTTACCACTCAGCGCCGAGTCGTAGACCGCGACACCGATCAGCGAGCCGTTGAGGGCGTCCACGCTTTCTGCGGTGCCGTGGTTGTACGCGTGGCCGATGCCGGTGAGCCCTGACAGAGCAATCGACGCGGTCGGGATGGTCTCGACGAACACGCCGTTGACGTAGAGCTGCATGTCCGTGCCGTCGGCGACAAACACGGCGTGGGTCGTGGTGTTGACGGCGTGGGGTGTGGTCGCCGTAAAGTCCGCGACGCCGAACGCCGTGACACCGTAGGTGCCGGAGTTGTTCCACTGGTTCATCTTGAGCCCGGCGCTGTCGCCGGCCGGTGCGCCGAGCGAGCCCATGAAGGCGTTGCTGCCGTCACCGCCGGGGGCGTTGTAGATGAACTCGTAGGTGACGCCGCCGTTGGTGGCGTCATCGTACGCGCCGATGTCGGCCTCCATGGGCGCGTTGACGTTGGTGTCGGTGTAGCCGGCACCGTCGCCGGCGACCGCCGCCTGCCACTCGGCCAGCCCGGCCGAAGCCGTGCCGACGAAGGCGACGGCGCCGAGGCCCGCCAAAAGGGTCCGTGTCTGCATGTCGATTCCTCCTAAAAAAGGGGTGAGGTGAAGTAGGCCATGCCTGGCCTGATCCACGGCCACGCGCCGCGGGTCAACGCCACGGGCCCGCGTCGGCGGGGCCGTGACGAAAGAGTTCGAAACTTACGCGCGTCGGCGTCGCAGCAGCGCGAGGCCACCGAGGCCCAGCAGCGCCAGCGAGCCGGGCTCGGGGACGTTGTTGGTGAAGACGATCTCGGCCAGGCCGGCCCGGTCGCCGCCAGCCACCGGGTTGCCCGGGTTGCCGGGGTCGTCCGTGCCGAAGTGGTTGTCGTTGACGGTCAGGCGGATGAAGTTGGCATCGGTTGCTGCGAGTGCGACCGTCGTGCCCTCACCGGGGGCCGCGCCGAACGGGACCGCAACCGTCTGGCTGCTGCCGAACGTCGTGCCGCCATTGGTCGAGAATTCGATCGTCACGTCCGAGATGGCGTTGCCGCCGTACACGCCGAAGTGGTACCCCCAACTGGTAAACGAGTCGACCGTGTGGGTCGCGCCCAGGTCGATATCGAAGACGATCGTGCCGCCGGCACCCGCCGGGTCGAAGTAGTCGCCTGTCGGGCCGTTGGGGTCGGTCGTGGTCCATGCGTTGCCAGGCGCACTGAACGACACGGCCTCGTGGGTAACACTCCCGAGGTTAGACTCATCATTCGCGAGGGCGGCGCTCAGGCCGTTGCCGTTGATGAGGTTCGTCTCGTTGTCCAGGTTCAGCCCAGCGAGTTCGACGCCGGTACCGACGTAGCTGATGCTTGTTGGTGTGATGACATCGGCGTTTGCAACGCCGACTAGCGTCAGGGCCGTGAGGCCGGCGAATAGGGTCTTGGTCGTCATTGGGGATTCTCCAAAAAAAGGAATCATTCTTTTCTCCCAGCGGAACACCCGCGTGGGCTTGCCGAGGTCGGCCGGGTCCCCGTGTGCTCGGCATACACGGCGGCAAAGGCTTTGCACCCGTCTCCGGGCACGGGCCACTCAATCGCGATCCAACTCCAGTGTCGCGTGTGCGACGATCTCCTCCGAATCCAGCACCCAATCGTACACCACCAATTCGTCGATCCCGCCCGACCAGTGCTCGGTACCGACGCCGACGCCGACGCGGGCGTCGCCGATGAGCGTCCGGCTACGGGACGGCGGGATAAAGAGCCGGCCTTCGCCGCCGCGGTGCCGATTGACACCCGCTTGATCGGCGATGCGGTGGGCAACCAGTCGGCCGTCGATGTACATCGCAAGCCGGCCTTCCCCGTCCATCGACGCCGCCACATGCACCCACTGGTCCGTCGGCAGGGGCGAGCGTGATGTCGCATCGAACACCGAAAAGCCGGTGAAGTGGAGGGTCGGCCCACCCACAACATCCTCGGGCAAGCCCGACACACCAAAACCCAGACCGCCTATGTGTCTACCGTCCGCATCGAGTTCGTTGTTCGCGATGATGCGCATCCGGCGATCGACCCCGGAGGGCACAAACACCCACGCCTCGACCGTAAAGCCGGCCGCGACATCCAAACCGCTCAGCGCGTCCGACGTGATCGACCGACGCCCCGAGAGCTGCAGCGCCTGGTCACTTGGCTCGCCGCCCGGGAAGCAATCGGGCGAGAGGTCCGAGGTCCACACCCCGGCCAGCGCCGCGTTGGCCGCACCCAAGCCCGCGAGCACGCCGTCGCCATCCACTTCGTTGAAACGCCAGTAGGCCAGGGGCTCGGCGTCGCGGACCCGCCGCTCGTAAGCGCCGGGCACATGACGGTAAAACGCGCTGGGCTGCGACGCGATCGCCGTCGGCGCATGACCCGCACGGACGACCGATGCCTCACCGACCACGGCTTGTACGGGCTCAAATGCTTGAGACGATCGGCCGGGCTCAAGACGAACCGTGCCACGCAACACATGCATCGCGCTGCCGCGCGTCCCGCCGGATTCGATCGCGACCTCCGCCCCGAGACCGACGACCTCCATCGTGTCTGTGCGGATCGTAAAGCCATCGGCCAGTTCGGGGACATGGCCGACGAGCTTGCCGCGGTCGAGTGTGACGAGCATGTCCGACGTCGGCACCAAACGGGCGGGGGCTTCGATTGTCAGCGACACGCCGCTTGTCATTTCGAGCTCGATGATGCCCGACGCCAGCTCGATCGGCCGATCAAACACGGCCGTGTTGGCCTCAACACCCCGGCCGTCGGCCCACCGGGCATCCAACACCGCAGCGACACGCGCGACACGCACGGGCTGCTCCACACTGAGATGGCCAACGCCCGAGCGCGGGTTGCTCGCGACGGCTTCGGGCTGTGTTGTCGGCGTTGGCGCGGGCCGGTTGAACCAGACCACCGAAGCCACCAGCGCGATCACCGCCGCAAGGCCGAGCCAAACCAAGGCCTTAGGGATCACGATCACCCGATGGTCGGAGAGTACATCGGGTCGCTGCGAAGCGGCACGCAGGCGGCGTATCTCGGCCTCGGCCTGCTGCAGCCGGTGCTGCTCTTCTTCTTCCAGCATCCGGCGCGACAATTCTTCACGCTGACGATCGATCACGCCTGTCAATAGGACCTGCCCGATCGCGCTGTCCGCTGCGCGGGCGGCGTGTGTCTCGGCACCGGCTCGCCAGTCCAGCGTGCAGACCGTCATCATCAGATCGGCGTAGTCCGTGCGCGCCTGAGCATCACCCGCCAGCATCGCCTCAAGACGGGCGTGGTCTGCGGCGTCGAGGTCGCCCTCGGCCGCACGCAGCACAAGCTCGGTCAGCTCGACATACTTCGCCTGGCGATCAGTCATGGCTCAGCCCCCCGATCGCTCGGCGGACGCACAGCGACAAGGCCGTGTGGATCCGCGCCATCGCTTTGTACATCCCCGCCGTGGGTCGACCCACACGCTGGGCGACCTGCTTGATCGTCAGCCCGTCGCGGTAACGCAGCGAAATCAACTCGCGGTCCTTGTCCGTAAGCTTGTGCAGGCAAAGCTCCAACGCGTCATGGCGCTCATCAAACTTGGCGGCGCTGACCTCTGATGCCTCGGCTAACGACTCGAGTAGCGCCTCGCTGAACACGAGCTTGGACCGCGCAAACTTCTGACGGAACTGCAACACCTCGTAACGCGCGATCGCCATCGACCACGCCACAAAGTCTGTGCCCGCCTCGAAGGAATCAAACTTCCGCCACATCACGACGATCGTTTCCTGCAGCAGGTCGTCTGCATCATTGCGGTTGGGCACTAACGACAAAATAAACGCATGCACCCGGCGCTGATTCGACAACAGAAGCGACAGAAAAAGCTCCGTCCGGTCACGGCCCGACGAACCGTCAGAGTCATCTCCTGCACCGACCACCGGGCGGTCCGGGTCAACGTCACGCCAGGGCGAGGCGGGGCGGTCTGACGGAGAATTGGGCAAGACGGCTCCTTCACGGCCGGCACGCAAAGAGAACGCACCATGAGGTAACCGCGTTAGAAATCCGTGATTAGAGGGCTAAAATAAAAAAAACTTGACTCGGCAGGGGAGATTCTGCAAGTATTTGATTTCACACGATTTATGGCTATGACAGCGCCAGCGGCGTGCCCGCGTCCCCGAACTGGTCCACCTCGACCCCCAGCCGTTGGAGCAGCGCGAGGTGCAGGGCGCACAGCCGGTTGTTGTCGCCGCAGTCCACCGCCCGGCCCGTCCGCACCCCCGCCCCGCCGCCGCCCGCAAGCACCACCGGCAGGTTGTGGAAGTTATGGCTGTTGCCATCGCTCAGGCCCGAGCCGAACAGCAGCATCGTGTGGTCCAGCAGCGTGCCCTCGCCCTCGGGGATCGCCTTCAGTCGGCCCGTCACGTACGCGAGCTGCTCGATGAAGTACCTGTTGATGAGCTGATACTGCCGCAGCTTGTCGTCGCTGTTCTCGTGGTGCGACATGTGGTGGTGCCCGCCGCTCACGCCGTCAAGGAAGCTCATGTTCCGTCCCGATACCGAATTGCCAAACATGAACGTCGCGACACGCGTTTTGTTCATCTGGAACGCCAGCACAATCAGGTCGAGCATCAAGCGGTAGTGCTCGGTCGCGTCCTCGGGCAGGCCCACCGCCGGGCGCGAGAGGTCGTGGGGATCGATCGTCGTGTCGGGCGTCCACTGTTCACGCCCCTCGCTCTCGAGCGCTTCGATGCGGTGCTCGACCGCGCGGATCGATTCAAAATACTCGCCGAGCTTCTGCCGATCATTGGCGCTGACGCGGCGCTCCAGCCGCTGCGCATCGTCGAGGACGGCGTCCAGGATGCTGCGGTCGGTCTGCCGCGCAGCGGCCTCGCGGAACAGGCGGTCAAACGCCTGACGCGGGTAGATCTCTTTGGGCACGGGTGTCGTCGGCGAGGACCAGGAGATATGCCCGCCGTAGATCTGCGTAAACCCAACGTTCGTATCGACCCCGCCCCGTGTCGGCTCGGTCGCGAGCACCAGCGAATTCAGCGGGGTCTGCCCGGCATACTGCTGCGCAATGAGTTGGTCCATCGACACACCCACGTGCAGGTCGCGCCCCTTCGTCTTGCGCACCGTCTCGCCCGAGAGCAGGTTCGCCGTCTTCGCGTAGTGCCCGTCCCCGCCCGCGGCGTTGCGGTTGTGCAGCCCCTTCAAGACCAGGATGTCCTGCTTCACGCTTTCCATCGGCGCGAGCGTGTCCGAGAGCGTCATCGCGTCGCCCTCGCCGGCCGCGTCCCAGTGCCGGGTGTTCACGCCGTTGGGCATGAACAACGCCGCCATGCGCAGCGGCGCACCGCCGGCCGTGAAACCCGCGGCGGCCTCACCCGTCGCGCCGGCGACGGCCGCGCCGGCCGGAACGCCCTGCGCCATCGCCGAGGAGCCAAACACATTCACCGACTCCAGCCAAGGCAGCGCCAGCGTTACCCCCAGCCCCTTCAGCATCGTTCGGCGGTCGATCTTCTTCGGCATGTTCATGGCGTGTCCTCGGATGTCGCATCCACCGGCGGCGCGGGTCGGCGGTGCTGGAATGGGTAGCTCTGCGCGACTTCGATCAGGAGGGCTGCAAACGTATCATCCTCGGCCAGGCGGGCCTCGAGCCGACGCAGCGTCGGGCGGTCGGTGTACTCTAGCTCACGCCCGAGCGCATAGCCCAGTGTTTTCCGGGCGATCTGTCGATAAAAACGCGCCCGGTTCGCCAGCAGGTACGCCCGCAGCCCATCAACCCCCGCCAGCTCCGTGCCGTCGGGCATCGTCCCGCGGTCGTCGATCGGCTGGCCGGCAGTATCCCGCTCCACCCATCGGCCCAGCGCGTCGTATCGCTGCATCGCGAAGCCCACGGGGTCCAGCCGGTCGTGGCACACCGCACACGCCGGGTCCGCGCGGTGGACCGACAGGCGCTCGCGCAGCGAAAGCGATTCGACGTGCTCGCCCTCGGGCAGCTCGCCCACGTTGGGCGGCGGAGGCGGCGTCGGCGAACCCAGCAGCGCCCCGAGCACCCACTGCCCGCGAAGCACCGGGCTCGACCGCGTCGGGTACGACGTCAGCAGGTGGAACGCGCCCATGCCCAGCACGCCGCCGCGTGGCGCACCCTCGACACGGATGCGATGCCACGAATCTGCGCCGTCTTCCCCGCCGTGCTGCGATTCAAGTGTCAGGCCATAGTGCGCCGCGAGCGAGGCATTAGCGAAGGTAAAGTCCGAATCGATCAGCGCGAGCGTCGGCGCATCTTCCCGCACCAGCGCCGCCAAAAATAGCCCGGCCTCCTGCACCAACGCATCACGCAGCGCCGCGTCGTACGCCGGGAACACTTCGACATCCGGCCCATCGGTCCGCGCGACCTCCGGCAGACCCAGCCACTGCCCCAGCATCTGCTCGGCAAAACCCGCCGACCGCACATCCGCCAGCATCCGGCGGACCTGACGCTCGATTTCTTCCGCCTCGGCCAGACGCCCCGCCTCCGCCGCAGCCAAGAGCTCCTCATCCGGCATCGACGCCCACAGCAGGTACGACAGCCGGCTCGCCAGCTCGACACCGCTCACACGGGTCGGCCCATCGCCCGCGCGGTCGCGCTCTACCCGCAACAGAAAGTGTGGCGACACCAGCACGCGCCGTACCGTCTGCCGCACCGCGTCCTCAAACGATGACGACCCATCACGCAGCGCATCGAAAAACGCGACCAGCCGATCCAGCTCGCCGTCCTCCAACGGCCGACGGTACGCACGGCGCACAAACGGCCCGAGCATCCGCACCAGCGCATCACGCTCGTGGTTCGCGTTCCCCTCGCGGCGGAGCCACTCCTCGTCCTGCAGCCGCCTGAGTTCGTCACGCTCCGGCTCGCCTACCGCGGCGAAGAGCTGGTCGTTGTTGTACGCGAACGGCATATGCCCGAATCGGCCGTAGCCCGCCTGCAAGACGAACGAACGCTTGTCTTCCGTATCGCCAAACCAGCGCGCGCGGTCTCTTTGGGCTTTCGCCGGAGGATCGACGCGATCCGCGCCGCGGCCGGGACGGACAGCGAGTCTTGTTCTTCGATGCTGCGTCCCGCATCCGGCTCGGGCAGCGCACGCCATGCCGCAACGACCTGCGCGATCGGTTCATCCCCATCGCCCGGGCCTTCCTCAAAAAACGCGGCGAGACCGTGCAGATAAACCGCGTGCAGCGACTCGTTTTCCGCGAACTGCTCGACGCTCAGCGTTTCGTCTGCCAGCGCCGCGTGGCGGTAGCGGTACAGTGCCGGCACGTAGCGCTCGGCCTGCTCGTCGTCGCTGATGAACACATCCAGCTCCGCCAGCCGGTCGTGCCGGTACTGCTTGAGCGCTTCGGCCGCGGCGTCGCGCCACGACTGCCGATCTCGCTCGCCGAGTCGCGCTTCGTGCCAGACCAGCCCGCTTGTGAACGAGACCTCGAGGTGTTCGACGATCTGCTGCGATGCGTCGAGGTACTTCTCCATCAACAGCGGCGAGAGGAACAGCGTGTCGGCGTTATTGGTGAAGCCCTCGCCGCCTCCGCCCTCGGCGGGGAAACGCGCGGCGGGCCTAAGGTCGAGCCCAATGAGATCACGTACCGTGTTGTCGTACTCGAAGTGCGTCAGCCGACGCGACAAAGCGGGCCCCGGGTCCGGCGGGCCGTCGGGCTCGTAAGTGTCGAGCACGTGACGGAGGTAGGCCGCGAGACGCTGCCGCGTCTGCTCGTCGAGCTGCTCCGCCTCCATCGGCGGCATCGTGCGTCCCTCGATCTGGTCGACGACGGTCTCCCACGTTCGGAAGTGCTCGACCAGTTCGCGCTCGCTGTCGATGCCCGAAAGCACCACCCCGCCCTTGTGCGTCGCGCGGTCGTGGCAGTCGTAGCAGTACCACTCGAGGAGCGGCCGGGCGTGCTCGGCGAAATCGACTTCGGCCGGGTCGTCCGACAACGCCGCCAGCCAGTCGGCCCCCCCGGAACTGCCGGCATCTTCACCTAAGGCGTCCTGTTCCTGCGCGGATAGCGACTTGATCGCCGAACCCGCGGCCATCGCGATCGCCAGCAGCCCGCCGGCCAGCCAGGTTGTCCGAGTTTTCCTGGGGTGTGCATCCAAACCGATACCGCTCCGCTTAGCCGGGCCCGTTCTTAGCCCGACGTAAGTGGGTATCGGGTATTACGGGGCGGGCGGGGTAGCGGGGAGGGGAGTCGCGGCAGATGGCGCGACTACTTCTCGCGTTGCCAGTGCACGCTTGGCGCGTCGCCCCAGAGCATTTCGAGGTCGTAGATCGACCGCGTCGCGGGCTCGAAGAGGTGGGCCATAACATCCACAAAGTCGAGCACGACCCAGCGGGTGGTCTGGTCGGTGTCGCTGCCGTAGCGCTCGCTGCCCAGCGACTCGGCCAGGTCGGTCGCGCGTGCGCCCAGGGCCTTGATCTGCCGGTCGCTCGTGCCCGAGGCGATGACGATGTAGCTCGTGATCGGACTCACGCCGCGCAGGTCGAAGACGAGGATGTCGGCGCAGTCGAAGTCGTCGAGCATCTGCGCGATCTTGCAGGCGAGGCCCAGCGCCTTGGCGTCGTCGCTCCCGGGCTTGGGCCGGTCGGCGGGGACGCGCGCGGGGTCGGTCTGCTTGGCCAGTTCGTCGTGTTGTTCAGGGGTATCCGTCATCGTGTCAATCGTAGTCAGGTGGACAGCCGGCGGCCGACGGACGCCGGGCGTTGAGTGCGGGGCGTTTTACCGGCTGCCCGGCACCGCAACGAACAAGCCCACGGAGGACCCGTGGGCTTGCATGAAAATCAATGGGGTCGGCCAAGCCGAGCCGGTCGGGTCAGCGCCGCGGGGCACGGGGCGGCATGGTGGCCCGCTTGACCATCTTGCGCAGGGCGCGCTGCTTGCGTTCCGAGGGTTTCTCGTAATAAGCGCGCTTCTTGATGTCTTTGGTGAGCCCTTCTTTCTCGCACAGCTTCTTGAAGCGGCGCATCATCTGCTCGGCGGATTCGCCGTTGCGGGCTTTGATTCGGATGGCCATACGCGTGGGTCTTTCGTCAAGGGGTCAGGGGTTGCGTGGGACCGCGTATTGTGCCAAAAGCTGGGCGGGGTCGCAAGTCGAGGGGCGATCGATGAACTCGTTAGCCGTCGCCGGTACGGTGATGCGTACCCACGGATGGAATCCGTGGGCTTCGTGGGCAGCGATCCCACCCCTAACTCAAGGCCACACCACGACTTCCCGCTCCAACGCGACGCCGAATCGCTCCTGCACGACCTCCTGGACGTGCCGCATCAGCTTATCGACGTCGTCGGCGCTGGCGTCGCGCTTGTCGGCCACGATGAAGTTGGCATGGACCTCGCTCACGCTCGCGGTGCCCAGGGAAAAGCCCTTGAGCCCGGCCTGGTCGATCAGCATGCCTGCGGGCCGGCCGGCCGCGTCGGGGTCGTCCTCGGGCGGATTCTTGAAGCAGCACCCGGCCGACTTGTCGCTGAAGGGCTGGCTGTTGGTCTTGTAGAAGTAGATCTCTTTG
The sequence above is a segment of the Phycisphaeraceae bacterium D3-23 genome. Coding sequences within it:
- a CDS encoding PEP-CTERM sorting domain-containing protein, giving the protein MTTKTLFAGLTALTLVGVANADVITPTSISYVGTGVELAGLNLDNETNLINGNGLSAALANDESNLGSVTHEAVSFSAPGNAWTTTDPNGPTGDYFDPAGAGGTIVFDIDLGATHTVDSFTSWGYHFGVYGGNAISDVTIEFSTNGGTTFGSSQTVAVPFGAAPGEGTTVALAATDANFIRLTVNDNHFGTDDPGNPGNPVAGGDRAGLAEIVFTNNVPEPGSLALLGLGGLALLRRRRA
- a CDS encoding LamG domain-containing protein; this translates as MTDRQAKYVELTELVLRAAEGDLDAADHARLEAMLAGDAQARTDYADLMMTVCTLDWRAGAETHAARAADSAIGQVLLTGVIDRQREELSRRMLEEEEQHRLQQAEAEIRRLRAASQRPDVLSDHRVIVIPKALVWLGLAAVIALVASVVWFNRPAPTPTTQPEAVASNPRSGVGHLSVEQPVRVARVAAVLDARWADGRGVEANTAVFDRPIELASGIIELEMTSGVSLTIEAPARLVPTSDMLVTLDRGKLVGHVPELADGFTIRTDTMEVVGLGAEVAIESGGTRGSAMHVLRGTVRLEPGRSSQAFEPVQAVVGEASVVRAGHAPTAIASQPSAFYRHVPGAYERRVRDAEPLAYWRFNEVDGDGVLAGLGAANAALAGVWTSDLSPDCFPGGEPSDQALQLSGRRSITSDALSGLDVAAGFTVEAWVFVPSGVDRRMRIIANNELDADGRHIGGLGFGVSGLPEDVVGGPTLHFTGFSVFDATSRSPLPTDQWVHVAASMDGEGRLAMYIDGRLVAHRIADQAGVNRHRGGEGRLFIPPSRSRTLIGDARVGVGVGTEHWSGGIDELVVYDWVLDSEEIVAHATLELDRD
- a CDS encoding sigma-70 family RNA polymerase sigma factor yields the protein MPNSPSDRPASPWRDVDPDRPVVGAGDDSDGSSGRDRTELFLSLLLSNQRRVHAFILSLVPNRNDADDLLQETIVVMWRKFDSFEAGTDFVAWSMAIARYEVLQFRQKFARSKLVFSEALLESLAEASEVSAAKFDERHDALELCLHKLTDKDRELISLRYRDGLTIKQVAQRVGRPTAGMYKAMARIHTALSLCVRRAIGGLSHD
- a CDS encoding DUF1552 domain-containing protein, encoding MNMPKKIDRRTMLKGLGVTLALPWLESVNVFGSSAMAQGVPAGAAVAGATGEAAAGFTAGGAPLRMAALFMPNGVNTRHWDAAGEGDAMTLSDTLAPMESVKQDILVLKGLHNRNAAGGDGHYAKTANLLSGETVRKTKGRDLHVGVSMDQLIAQQYAGQTPLNSLVLATEPTRGGVDTNVGFTQIYGGHISWSSPTTPVPKEIYPRQAFDRLFREAAARQTDRSILDAVLDDAQRLERRVSANDRQKLGEYFESIRAVEHRIEALESEGREQWTPDTTIDPHDLSRPAVGLPEDATEHYRLMLDLIVLAFQMNKTRVATFMFGNSVSGRNMSFLDGVSGGHHHMSHHENSDDKLRQYQLINRYFIEQLAYVTGRLKAIPEGEGTLLDHTMLLFGSGLSDGNSHNFHNLPVVLAGGGGAGVRTGRAVDCGDNNRLCALHLALLQRLGVEVDQFGDAGTPLALS
- a CDS encoding DUF1592 domain-containing protein gives rise to the protein MPFAYNNDQLFAAVGEPERDELRRLQDEEWLRREGNANHERDALVRMLGPFVRRAYRRPLEDGELDRLVAFFDALRDGSSSFEDAVRQTVRRVLVSPHFLLRVERDRAGDGPTRVSGVELASRLSYLLWASMPDEELLAAAEAGRLAEAEEIERQVRRMLADVRSAGFAEQMLGQWLGLPEVARTDGPDVEVFPAYDAALRDALVQEAGLFLAALVREDAPTLALIDSDFTFANASLAAHYGLTLESQHGGEDGADSWHRIRVEGAPRGGVLGMGAFHLLTSYPTRSSPVLRGQWVLGALLGSPTPPPPPNVGELPEGEHVESLSLRERLSVHRADPACAVCHDRLDPVGFAMQRYDALGRWVERDTAGQPIDDRGTMPDGTELAGVDGLRAYLLANRARFYRQIARKTLGYALGRELEYTDRPTLRRLEARLAEDDTFAALLIEVAQSYPFQHRRPAPPVDATSEDTP